One Bradyrhizobium sp. CCGB12 genomic window carries:
- a CDS encoding NAD(P)/FAD-dependent oxidoreductase, which translates to MARIVVLGAGFAGLWAAIGAARKRDEIGANSDIEIHLVDRNPYHNIRVRNYEADLGEVALPLPQLLDPIGVSHGIGEVEAIDPARREISLVTSGGEETLDYDRLVLALGSEVMRPDIPGLAEHAFDVDTYAAALRLEDHLVSLGRSAPSPGRSTVVVVGAGFTGIEVAAEMPARLARAGINGSRRIILVDPNPAVGTTIGAQSRPVIETALASLDVELRLGARVVSVEAAGMHLSSGEFIPAQTVIWCAGMRASPLAASFPDARDRLGRLLVDPFMRVAGVGGVFAAGDVASSVIDGLHPTVMSCQFARPMGRFAGHNVVADLAGLPMLPLRIDWYVTVLDLGGWGALYTEGWDREVRATGAAAKATKETINRKRIYPPLTGSKDELFAAAAPTVQAPPPTYGAR; encoded by the coding sequence ATGGCGCGTATTGTCGTGCTCGGCGCCGGGTTTGCGGGCCTGTGGGCGGCCATCGGCGCTGCGCGCAAGCGTGACGAGATCGGCGCGAACAGCGACATCGAGATCCATCTCGTCGACCGCAATCCCTATCACAATATCCGCGTGCGCAATTACGAGGCCGACCTCGGCGAGGTCGCGCTGCCGCTGCCGCAACTCCTCGATCCGATCGGTGTCAGTCATGGCATCGGTGAGGTCGAAGCCATCGATCCGGCACGCCGCGAAATCTCGCTGGTCACGAGCGGCGGCGAGGAGACGCTGGACTATGACCGCCTTGTGCTGGCGCTCGGCAGCGAGGTGATGCGTCCCGACATTCCCGGCCTTGCCGAGCACGCCTTCGACGTCGACACCTATGCCGCAGCGCTCCGCCTCGAGGATCATCTCGTCTCGCTCGGACGCAGCGCGCCGTCGCCGGGGCGTTCGACCGTGGTCGTGGTCGGCGCCGGCTTCACCGGCATCGAGGTCGCGGCCGAGATGCCGGCGAGGCTGGCGCGTGCAGGCATCAATGGCAGCCGCCGCATCATTCTCGTCGATCCCAATCCAGCGGTCGGCACCACCATCGGCGCGCAGTCGCGTCCCGTCATCGAGACGGCGTTGGCCTCGCTCGACGTCGAGCTGCGGCTCGGCGCGCGCGTCGTGTCGGTCGAGGCCGCCGGCATGCACCTCAGCTCGGGCGAATTCATTCCGGCGCAGACGGTGATCTGGTGTGCGGGCATGCGTGCAAGCCCCTTGGCGGCGAGCTTTCCAGACGCGCGCGATCGCCTCGGGCGCCTCCTGGTCGACCCTTTCATGCGGGTTGCGGGTGTCGGCGGCGTATTCGCGGCCGGCGACGTTGCCTCGAGCGTGATCGACGGGCTGCATCCGACCGTGATGTCCTGTCAATTTGCGCGCCCCATGGGCCGCTTCGCCGGCCACAACGTGGTAGCCGATCTTGCCGGCCTGCCGATGCTGCCGCTGCGGATCGACTGGTACGTGACCGTGCTCGATCTCGGCGGCTGGGGCGCGCTCTATACCGAAGGCTGGGATCGCGAGGTACGCGCGACAGGCGCGGCCGCAAAGGCGACCAAAGAGACCATCAATCGCAAGCGCATCTATCCGCCGCTGACGGGTAGCAAGGACGAGCTGTTCGCTGCGGCCGCGCCGACTGTGCAGGCACCGCCGCCGACCTATGGGGCGCGGTAG
- a CDS encoding AraC family transcriptional regulator: MDVVKAPGIFIHQYAGLPHGPAFEHWRERAFGSCGLDVGPSQGDSIDCRLQVSIVDNIALAIPEGASAQYSRTQSHLADGSDDLVLIAAHAGRVRVGQNGHTVELAPAQMVLVDMSITGTVGHTDEDRFTTIRMPRRALLDINPRAEEKLSQVLSDGAVAETIFRYHALAANQAPHLDAVGQRLTAQHMVDLVGLLLGTDVEHASLARGRGHAAARLDLMRADVMAALGRNDLCLSEVATRSGLSPRQAQRLFEQAGTTFTEFVLEQRLLQARKLLGDPRARTRKISDIAHSSGFADLSYFNRAFRKRFGATPSELREA, translated from the coding sequence ATGGATGTAGTGAAGGCTCCCGGCATCTTCATTCACCAATATGCGGGGTTGCCGCACGGCCCGGCGTTCGAGCACTGGCGCGAGCGGGCCTTCGGGTCCTGCGGCCTCGACGTCGGGCCGAGCCAGGGCGACAGCATCGACTGCCGGCTCCAGGTCAGCATCGTCGACAACATCGCACTGGCGATTCCCGAAGGCGCCTCCGCACAATATTCTCGCACGCAGAGCCACCTTGCCGACGGCAGCGACGACCTCGTGCTGATTGCAGCACATGCGGGCCGCGTCCGTGTCGGGCAGAACGGCCATACTGTGGAGCTCGCGCCTGCGCAGATGGTGCTTGTCGACATGAGCATCACCGGCACCGTCGGCCACACCGACGAGGACCGCTTCACCACCATTCGCATGCCGCGCCGCGCGCTGCTCGACATCAATCCGCGCGCCGAGGAGAAGCTGTCGCAGGTGCTCTCCGATGGTGCGGTCGCCGAGACCATCTTCCGCTACCACGCACTTGCCGCCAATCAGGCGCCGCATCTCGATGCCGTCGGCCAGCGCCTGACCGCGCAGCACATGGTCGATCTCGTCGGCCTCCTGCTTGGGACCGACGTGGAGCATGCCAGCCTTGCGCGCGGACGCGGGCATGCGGCGGCGCGTCTCGATCTCATGCGCGCCGACGTGATGGCCGCACTCGGCCGCAACGACCTCTGCCTGTCCGAGGTCGCAACGCGCTCGGGCCTCAGCCCGCGGCAGGCGCAGCGCCTGTTCGAGCAGGCCGGCACGACCTTCACCGAATTCGTGCTGGAGCAGCGCTTGCTCCAGGCGCGCAAGCTGCTCGGCGATCCCCGGGCCAGGACGCGCAAGATCAGCGACATCGCACACTCCTCGGGCTTCGCTGATCTGTCTTATTTTAATCGCGCCTTCCGCAAGCGCTTCGGCGCGACGCCGTCGGAGCTGCGCGAGGCGTAA
- a CDS encoding anti-sigma factor domain-containing protein: MAYTEDHIALAAEYALGTLDADERAQVETMMAVDEAFADIVQAWAFRLGVLNQMVGSVEPRPIVWENIRSEIARTALAQEPPALAEASPSPPPPIPELSSPELSSPETASSDSSTEGVPSPEPQPPEVEQAETSPPKPDALPDVAPQFMPQVHAPDLNVVRAPPAPVVDDGNVICLEGRVKRWRNIASAVGALAAALLVTLSLQIFLPDALPGPLRPAPRIQTVEVKTPAAPLTASAQYVALLQDQGGGPAFILTIDGATRNFTVRKVGATPEPGKSFELWLISDKLPRPRSLGVIGASDFTARPLLASYDSDVVNGATYAVTVEQAGGSPNGQPTSAPVFSGKLIETVPPAQPQQQPPAKK, encoded by the coding sequence ATGGCCTACACGGAGGACCATATCGCGCTCGCCGCGGAATATGCGCTCGGTACGCTCGACGCCGACGAGCGCGCGCAGGTCGAGACCATGATGGCGGTGGATGAGGCGTTCGCCGATATCGTGCAGGCCTGGGCCTTCCGGCTCGGCGTCCTCAACCAGATGGTCGGCTCGGTCGAGCCGCGTCCGATCGTGTGGGAGAATATCAGGTCCGAGATCGCGCGCACGGCCCTTGCGCAGGAGCCGCCTGCGCTTGCCGAGGCTTCGCCGTCGCCACCTCCGCCCATCCCGGAATTGTCCTCGCCGGAATTGTCCTCGCCAGAGACTGCGTCGTCGGATTCCTCGACGGAGGGCGTGCCGTCCCCGGAGCCGCAGCCTCCCGAAGTCGAGCAGGCGGAGACGTCGCCTCCCAAGCCTGATGCTCTTCCGGACGTCGCGCCGCAGTTCATGCCGCAAGTCCATGCCCCGGATCTCAACGTCGTCCGGGCGCCGCCGGCGCCGGTCGTCGACGATGGCAATGTCATCTGTCTCGAGGGGCGCGTGAAGCGCTGGCGCAATATTGCATCCGCCGTCGGCGCACTTGCCGCCGCGCTGCTCGTGACGCTGTCGCTTCAGATCTTCCTGCCTGATGCACTGCCGGGCCCCTTGCGTCCTGCGCCGCGCATCCAGACGGTGGAGGTGAAGACACCAGCCGCGCCGCTCACCGCCTCGGCGCAATATGTTGCCCTGCTACAGGACCAGGGTGGTGGTCCCGCCTTCATCCTCACCATCGACGGTGCGACGCGGAATTTCACGGTCCGCAAGGTCGGTGCGACCCCGGAGCCCGGCAAGAGTTTCGAGCTCTGGCTGATCTCCGACAAGCTGCCGCGACCACGCTCGCTCGGTGTGATCGGTGCAAGCGATTTCACCGCGCGTCCGCTGCTCGCTTCCTACGATTCCGACGTCGTCAACGGCGCGACCTACGCGGTCACCGTCGAGCAGGCCGGCGGCTCGCCCAATGGCCAGCCGACCTCGGCACCGGTGTTTTCCGGCAAGCTGATCGAGACCGTGCCGCCGGCGCAGCCACAGCAACAGCCGCCGGCGAAGAAGTAG
- a CDS encoding sigma-70 family RNA polymerase sigma factor — MLTPAELVGLIEAVAKGDQAAFERLYVATRAKLYGVVLRILRRQDLSEEVIQETYVKIWNGAGQFNPALSSPITWMASIARNRAIDVVRKKSEASIEEEPQAMEVAADSPDPLARREMTEELKRLLECIGRLEPDRQKLVLLAYYNGWSREQLAEKFAAPVNTVKTWLRRSMLDIRECLGL, encoded by the coding sequence ATGCTGACGCCAGCAGAGCTGGTCGGGCTGATTGAGGCGGTGGCGAAGGGCGATCAGGCCGCGTTCGAGCGCCTCTACGTCGCCACGCGCGCGAAACTCTATGGCGTCGTGCTCCGTATCTTGCGCCGTCAGGATCTTTCAGAGGAGGTCATCCAGGAGACCTACGTCAAGATCTGGAACGGCGCCGGCCAGTTCAATCCGGCTCTGTCCTCGCCGATCACGTGGATGGCGTCGATCGCGCGCAACCGTGCGATCGACGTGGTGCGCAAGAAATCGGAAGCCTCCATCGAGGAAGAGCCTCAGGCGATGGAGGTGGCCGCCGACAGTCCCGATCCGCTGGCGCGCCGGGAAATGACCGAGGAGTTGAAGCGGCTCCTGGAATGTATCGGCCGGCTCGAGCCGGACCGTCAAAAGCTCGTGCTTCTCGCCTATTACAACGGCTGGAGCCGCGAGCAACTGGCGGAGAAGTTCGCCGCGCCCGTCAACACGGTGAAGACATGGCTCCGGCGCAGCATGCTGGATATCCGGGAGTGCCTCGGACTGTGA
- the fliJ gene encoding flagellar export protein FliJ, with product MKSRDTLIRLKKFQVDEKRRRVTQIETMIADFQRMSVDLEREIQTEQERAGINDPSHFAYPTYAKAAIQRRENLTRSADELKGQLDEAKAALAEAFEELKKVELLDERDQARERAEENAREQADLDSIGLMRARIGAVA from the coding sequence ATGAAGTCACGTGATACCCTCATCCGCCTGAAGAAGTTTCAGGTCGACGAGAAGCGCCGCCGGGTCACCCAGATCGAGACCATGATCGCCGACTTCCAGCGGATGTCGGTCGATCTCGAGCGCGAGATCCAGACCGAGCAGGAGCGTGCCGGGATCAACGATCCCTCGCACTTCGCCTATCCGACCTATGCCAAGGCCGCGATCCAGCGCCGCGAGAACCTGACCCGCTCGGCCGACGAGCTCAAGGGCCAGCTCGACGAAGCCAAGGCCGCGTTGGCCGAGGCCTTCGAGGAGCTCAAGAAGGTCGAGCTGCTCGACGAGCGCGACCAGGCCCGCGAACGCGCCGAGGAAAACGCCCGCGAGCAGGCCGACCTCGACAGCATCGGCCTGATGCGCGCCCGCATCGGCGCCGTCGCCTGA
- the fliI gene encoding flagellar protein export ATPase FliI, whose amino-acid sequence MKALAEQIGDIDGVNIYGRVVGVRGLMVEVAGPIHAMSVGARLVIETGANRSIPCEVIGFSGNNAVVMPFAGLDGVRRGCKAVIANAANQVRPSAAWFGRVVNALGEPIDGKGPLPQGSSPMPFRNTPPPAHSRKRVGAPLDLGVRAMNTFLTCCRGQRMGIFAGSGVGKSVLLSMLARNVDAAVSVIGLIGERGREVQEFLQDDLGEEGLARSVVVVATSDEPALMRRQAAYLTLAVAEYFRDEDKDVLCLMDSVTRFAMAQREIGLSAGEPPTAKGYTPTVFTELPKLLERAGPGLGEGAITAIFTVLVDGDDHNEPIADAVRGILDGHIVMQRSIAERGRYPAINILKSVSRTMPKSADPQFWPTIQRARQVMATYADMEELIRLGAYRAGSSPEVDEAIRLHEPLETFLRQRKDENASLADGYRQLAQILGNLETER is encoded by the coding sequence ATGAAGGCGTTGGCCGAACAGATCGGCGACATCGACGGCGTCAACATCTATGGCCGCGTGGTCGGCGTGCGCGGCCTGATGGTCGAGGTCGCCGGTCCTATTCACGCCATGTCGGTCGGCGCGCGACTGGTGATCGAGACCGGCGCCAATCGCTCCATCCCCTGCGAGGTGATCGGCTTCTCCGGCAACAATGCTGTCGTGATGCCGTTCGCCGGCCTCGACGGCGTGCGCCGCGGCTGCAAGGCGGTCATCGCCAATGCTGCCAATCAAGTGCGGCCGTCAGCGGCCTGGTTCGGCCGCGTGGTCAATGCGCTGGGCGAGCCGATCGATGGCAAGGGGCCGTTGCCGCAAGGTTCCTCGCCGATGCCGTTCCGCAATACGCCGCCACCGGCGCATTCGCGCAAGCGCGTCGGCGCGCCGCTCGATCTTGGTGTGCGCGCGATGAACACCTTTCTCACCTGCTGCCGCGGCCAGCGCATGGGTATCTTCGCAGGCTCCGGCGTCGGCAAGTCGGTGCTGCTGTCGATGCTGGCGCGCAACGTCGATGCCGCGGTCAGCGTCATCGGGCTGATTGGCGAACGCGGCCGCGAGGTGCAGGAGTTCTTGCAGGACGATCTCGGCGAGGAGGGTCTTGCGCGTTCCGTCGTGGTGGTCGCGACCTCGGACGAGCCGGCGCTGATGCGCCGCCAAGCCGCGTATCTCACGCTCGCGGTCGCGGAGTATTTTCGCGACGAGGACAAGGACGTGCTCTGCCTGATGGACTCGGTGACGCGCTTCGCCATGGCCCAGCGCGAGATCGGTCTGTCCGCCGGCGAGCCGCCGACCGCCAAGGGCTACACGCCGACCGTGTTCACCGAGCTGCCGAAGCTCTTGGAGCGCGCAGGGCCGGGCCTGGGGGAGGGCGCCATCACCGCGATCTTCACGGTGCTGGTCGACGGCGACGACCATAACGAGCCGATTGCGGATGCCGTCCGCGGTATCCTCGACGGCCATATCGTGATGCAGCGCTCGATCGCCGAGCGCGGCCGCTACCCCGCCATCAACATCCTCAAATCCGTCTCCCGCACCATGCCGAAATCGGCCGATCCGCAATTCTGGCCGACCATCCAGCGGGCACGGCAGGTGATGGCGACCTATGCCGACATGGAGGAGTTGATCCGGCTCGGTGCCTACCGGGCCGGCTCCAGCCCCGAGGTCGACGAGGCGATCCGCCTGCACGAGCCGCTGGAGACCTTCCTGCGCCAGCGCAAAGACGAAAATGCATCACTCGCGGACGGCTACCGCCAGTTGGCGCAAATCCTCGGTAATTTGGAAACGGAACGCTAA
- the ctrA gene encoding response regulator transcription factor CtrA: MRVLLIEDDSAVAQSIELMLKSESFNVYTTDLGEEGVDLGKLYDYDIILLDLNLPDMSGYDVLKQLRVSKIKTPILILSGLAGIEDKVKGLGVGADDYMTKPFHKDELVARIHAIVRRSKGHAQSVIQTGDLVVNLDTKTVEVGGQRVHLTGKEYQMLELLSLRKGTTLTKEMFLNHLYGGMDEPELKIIDVFICKLRKKLANASEGRNFIETVWGRGYVLREPHEHEERIPA; this comes from the coding sequence ATGCGCGTTTTGCTGATTGAAGATGACAGCGCCGTCGCGCAGTCGATCGAGCTGATGTTGAAGTCGGAAAGCTTCAACGTCTACACGACCGATTTGGGGGAAGAAGGCGTCGATCTCGGTAAACTATACGATTACGACATTATTCTCCTCGACCTCAACCTGCCCGACATGTCCGGCTACGACGTGCTCAAGCAGCTCCGGGTCTCCAAGATCAAGACACCGATTCTGATCCTCTCCGGCCTCGCCGGCATCGAGGACAAGGTCAAGGGTCTCGGCGTCGGCGCCGACGACTACATGACCAAGCCCTTCCACAAGGACGAGTTGGTGGCCCGCATCCACGCGATCGTGCGCCGCTCCAAGGGCCATGCCCAGTCGGTCATCCAGACCGGCGACCTCGTCGTCAACCTCGACACCAAGACGGTGGAAGTCGGCGGCCAGCGCGTGCATCTGACCGGCAAGGAATATCAGATGCTGGAGCTGCTCAGCTTGCGGAAGGGCACGACCCTCACCAAGGAAATGTTCCTCAACCATCTCTATGGCGGCATGGACGAGCCGGAGCTGAAGATCATCGACGTCTTCATCTGCAAGCTCCGCAAGAAGCTCGCCAACGCTTCCGAGGGACGCAACTTCATCGAGACCGTGTGGGGCCGCGGCTACGTGCTACGCGAGCCGCACGAGCACGAAGAGCGCATTCCCGCCTGA
- a CDS encoding DUF350 domain-containing protein, which yields MILQSLAGLPAFLVYFCTGLIAIVAYLFVYTRITAHNEFQLIRDNEPAAAIALGLSLLGFVSPLVSAIAHSANVLDCLIWATIALIVQVIVFFLVRVPVPNLSARIAAGELAPAIWLGLSSLAAGLLNAASMIY from the coding sequence ATGATCCTGCAATCACTCGCCGGCCTGCCCGCCTTCCTGGTCTATTTCTGCACCGGGCTGATCGCGATCGTGGCCTATCTGTTCGTCTACACTCGCATCACGGCGCATAACGAGTTCCAGCTCATCCGCGACAACGAGCCGGCCGCCGCGATTGCGCTCGGCCTCAGCCTGCTCGGCTTCGTGTCGCCGCTGGTCAGCGCCATCGCACATTCGGCCAACGTGCTGGACTGCCTGATCTGGGCGACGATCGCGCTGATCGTTCAGGTCATCGTGTTCTTTCTGGTGAGAGTGCCGGTGCCGAACCTGTCTGCGCGGATCGCCGCCGGCGAGCTTGCACCGGCAATCTGGCTCGGTCTGTCCTCGCTCGCCGCGGGCCTGCTGAACGCCGCCAGCATGATCTATTAA
- a CDS encoding glutathionylspermidine synthase family protein, with amino-acid sequence MQRITCLERDDWRETAAQCGFVFHTIDGERYWDERAYYGFTLDEIEHGIETPTGEIDAMCLELAGRVIGDERYLRRLKIPEAFWSLIAESWARGDRSLYGRLDLKFDGKGPAKLLEYNADTPTSIFEAAVFQWTWLEQAIERRIIPSRSDQFNSIHERLIAAWKEIASGRHIHLAGITGNEEDAGTLAYLEDTARQAGLSTTLLDIEEVGWRDEGGGFVDLDDRDIALAFKLYPWEWMFHDAFGAKLKDAPTLWIEPPWKAVLSNKGILPLLWEMFPNHPNLLPAFFEDDPRAAELGTSYVRKPLLSREGANVTLVSGGTPVDEQTGPYGAEGFVRQALSPLPNFSGFYPVIGSWLVSHEPCGLSIREDESPITGNRSRFLPHAIL; translated from the coding sequence ATGCAGCGCATCACCTGTCTCGAGCGCGACGACTGGCGAGAAACCGCAGCGCAATGCGGTTTCGTCTTCCACACCATCGACGGCGAACGCTATTGGGACGAGCGCGCCTATTACGGCTTTACCCTCGACGAGATCGAACACGGCATCGAGACGCCGACCGGCGAGATCGACGCGATGTGCCTGGAGCTTGCCGGCCGCGTCATCGGCGACGAGCGCTACTTGCGGCGCTTGAAGATACCGGAAGCGTTCTGGAGCCTGATCGCAGAGAGCTGGGCGCGCGGCGACCGCAGCCTCTACGGCCGGCTCGATCTGAAGTTCGACGGCAAAGGTCCGGCAAAGCTGCTCGAATACAACGCGGATACGCCGACATCGATCTTCGAGGCTGCGGTATTCCAATGGACCTGGCTCGAACAAGCGATCGAACGGCGCATCATCCCGTCGCGTTCCGATCAATTCAACTCCATCCACGAGCGGCTGATCGCGGCGTGGAAGGAGATTGCTAGCGGCCGCCACATCCACCTCGCCGGCATCACCGGCAATGAGGAAGACGCCGGCACGCTCGCTTATCTCGAAGACACCGCGCGCCAGGCGGGGCTCTCAACCACGCTGCTCGACATCGAGGAGGTCGGCTGGCGCGATGAGGGTGGCGGGTTCGTCGATCTCGACGATCGCGATATCGCACTCGCCTTCAAGCTCTATCCCTGGGAGTGGATGTTTCACGACGCCTTCGGCGCAAAGCTCAAGGACGCGCCGACGCTCTGGATCGAGCCGCCGTGGAAGGCGGTGCTCTCCAACAAGGGCATCCTGCCGCTGCTGTGGGAGATGTTTCCGAACCATCCCAATCTGCTGCCGGCCTTCTTCGAAGACGATCCGCGCGCCGCTGAACTCGGAACCTCCTATGTGCGCAAGCCGCTGCTGTCGCGCGAGGGCGCCAACGTCACGCTGGTGTCGGGCGGCACGCCGGTCGACGAGCAAACGGGTCCCTACGGCGCCGAAGGTTTCGTGCGGCAGGCACTGTCACCGCTGCCGAATTTCTCGGGCTTCTATCCGGTGATTGGAAGCTGGCTGGTGAGCCACGAACCCTGCGGCCTGTCGATCCGCGAGGACGAGAGCCCGATCACGGGCAACCGCTCGCGATTTCTGCCGCATGCGATTTTGTGA
- a CDS encoding protein-glutamate O-methyltransferase CheR has translation MTPVDYEYLRKFLKERSGLDLSADKQYLVESRLLPLARKASLSGIPDLVLKIRNGDGRLATDVVEAMTTNETFFYRDKIPFDHLRESILPSLIQARAARKSLRIWSAASSTGQEPYSIAMCVKEMGPAFAGWRIEIVATDLSQEVLEKSKAGIYSQFEVQRGLPIQHLMKYFTQIGEVWQLNADVRAMVQFRQLNLLQDFSHLGTFDVIFCRNVLIYFDQNTKAVIFERIAKGMEADGTLLLGAAESVVGITDAFRPITERRGLYQLNPVRSGRPMGGLMPPSMKIAAAR, from the coding sequence GTGACGCCGGTTGACTACGAGTATCTGCGCAAATTCCTGAAAGAACGCTCCGGCCTCGATCTCTCCGCCGACAAGCAATATCTGGTCGAGAGCCGGCTGCTGCCGCTCGCGCGCAAGGCAAGTCTGTCAGGCATTCCCGATCTCGTGCTGAAAATCAGGAACGGCGACGGCCGGCTTGCGACCGACGTGGTCGAGGCGATGACCACCAACGAGACCTTCTTCTACCGCGACAAGATTCCGTTCGATCATCTGCGCGAGTCGATCCTGCCGAGCCTGATCCAGGCGCGCGCGGCGCGCAAGTCGCTGCGCATCTGGTCGGCGGCGTCGTCGACCGGTCAGGAGCCCTATTCGATCGCGATGTGCGTGAAGGAGATGGGTCCGGCGTTCGCCGGCTGGCGCATCGAGATCGTCGCCACCGATCTGTCGCAGGAGGTGCTGGAGAAATCCAAGGCTGGCATCTACAGCCAGTTCGAGGTGCAGCGTGGCCTGCCGATCCAGCACCTGATGAAGTACTTCACGCAAATTGGTGAAGTCTGGCAGCTCAATGCCGACGTTCGCGCGATGGTGCAGTTCCGCCAACTCAATCTGCTGCAGGACTTCTCCCATCTCGGCACGTTCGACGTGATCTTCTGCCGCAACGTGCTGATCTATTTCGACCAGAACACCAAGGCGGTGATCTTCGAGCGGATTGCGAAGGGGATGGAAGCCGACGGCACGCTGCTGCTTGGCGCCGCCGAATCCGTCGTCGGCATCACCGATGCGTTCCGCCCGATCACTGAGCGCCGCGGTCTCTACCAGCTCAACCCCGTGCGCTCCGGCCGTCCGATGGGCGGATTGATGCCTCCGTCAATGAAGATCGCCGCGGCGAGGTGA
- a CDS encoding chemotaxis response regulator protein-glutamate methylesterase has protein sequence MSVAFAGNSTTGSSREAGPLRVMIVDDSVVIRGLISRWVGAEHDMEVAASLRTGLEAVNQIERINPDVAVLDIEMPELDGLSALPKLLAKKRDLVIIMASTLTRRNAEISFKALSLGAADYIPKPESTREVSAADIFHHDLIQKIRHLGARLRRKPAVASPPLAPAGPAPATARAPVVARPAAPAPAVHASSGALALRPFSTQTPKVLLIGSSTGGPQALMALVTELGPVIDRVPVLITQHMPPTFTTILAEHLARSSRKPAAEAVDGEPVKPGRIYLAPGGKHMRVVRSGADVAISLDDGPAVNFCKPAVDPLFTSAIDIWHGGILSVILTGMGSDGMRGGKDIVAAGGSVIAQDEASSVVWGMPGAAANAGICAAILPLNQIGAKVSRLFAGDRS, from the coding sequence ATGAGTGTTGCGTTCGCAGGTAATTCGACCACGGGCTCGTCGCGCGAAGCCGGGCCGCTGCGGGTGATGATCGTCGACGACTCCGTCGTCATTCGCGGTCTGATCTCGCGCTGGGTCGGTGCCGAGCACGACATGGAGGTTGCGGCCTCGCTGCGCACCGGGCTCGAGGCGGTCAACCAGATCGAACGCATCAATCCCGATGTCGCCGTGCTCGACATCGAAATGCCCGAGCTCGACGGCCTGTCGGCACTGCCGAAGCTGCTGGCGAAGAAGCGCGATCTCGTCATCATCATGGCCTCGACATTGACCCGCCGCAACGCGGAGATCAGCTTCAAGGCGTTGTCGCTCGGCGCGGCCGACTACATTCCGAAGCCGGAATCGACGCGCGAGGTGTCGGCTGCGGACATCTTCCACCACGATCTGATCCAGAAGATTCGCCATCTCGGCGCGCGCCTGCGCAGGAAGCCCGCGGTTGCGAGCCCGCCGCTGGCGCCTGCCGGCCCCGCACCGGCCACCGCACGTGCACCGGTTGTCGCGCGGCCCGCCGCGCCCGCACCGGCCGTGCATGCGTCGTCGGGAGCGCTGGCCCTGCGCCCGTTCTCGACCCAGACACCGAAGGTGCTGCTGATCGGCTCCTCGACCGGAGGTCCCCAGGCGCTGATGGCGCTCGTTACCGAGCTCGGCCCGGTGATCGACCGCGTCCCCGTGCTGATCACCCAGCACATGCCGCCGACCTTCACGACCATTCTCGCCGAGCATCTGGCGCGTTCGAGCCGCAAGCCGGCGGCCGAGGCGGTCGACGGCGAGCCGGTGAAGCCGGGACGAATCTATCTTGCGCCCGGCGGCAAGCATATGCGCGTCGTGCGCAGCGGCGCGGACGTCGCGATCTCGCTCGACGACGGCCCCGCCGTCAATTTCTGCAAGCCCGCGGTCGATCCGCTCTTCACGTCCGCCATCGACATCTGGCATGGCGGCATCCTCTCCGTGATCCTGACGGGCATGGGCTCGGACGGCATGCGCGGCGGAAAGGATATCGTCGCAGCCGGCGGCAGCGTCATCGCGCAGGACGAAGCCTCCAGCGTGGTCTGGGGCATGCCCGGCGCGGCCGCCAATGCCGGCATTTGCGCGGCGATCCTGCCGCTCAACCAGATCGGCGCCAAGGTCAGTCGCCTGTTCGCGGGGGACCGCTCGTGA
- a CDS encoding PleD family two-component system response regulator, protein MRTCLVVDDSSVIRKVARRILEGLDFQILEAEDGEKALEACKRGLPDAVLLDWNMPVMDGYEFLGHLRRMPGGDQPKVVFCTTENDVAHIARALHAGANEYIMKPFDKDIVTAKFQEVGLI, encoded by the coding sequence ATGCGAACTTGTCTCGTCGTTGATGATTCCAGCGTCATACGCAAGGTTGCGCGCCGGATCCTGGAGGGTCTCGACTTCCAGATCCTCGAAGCTGAGGACGGTGAGAAGGCGTTGGAGGCCTGCAAGCGCGGCCTGCCCGACGCGGTGCTGCTCGACTGGAACATGCCCGTGATGGATGGTTACGAGTTCCTTGGCCATCTCCGGCGCATGCCCGGTGGCGACCAGCCCAAGGTCGTGTTCTGCACCACAGAAAACGACGTCGCGCACATCGCGCGTGCGCTGCACGCCGGCGCCAACGAGTACATCATGAAGCCCTTCGACAAGGACATCGTGACGGCGAAATTCCAGGAAGTCGGCCTAATCTGA